From Streptomyces sp. 6-11-2, one genomic window encodes:
- a CDS encoding ABC transporter ATP-binding protein → MIATESLSKRFPRVTALDRLSVDVGPGVTGLVGANGAGKSTLIKILLGLSPATEGRAEVLGLDVATEGAAIRERVGYMPEHDCLPPDVSATEFVVHMARMSGLPPTAARERTADTLRHVGLYEERYRPIGGYSTGMKQRVKLAQALVHDPQLVFLDEPTNGLDPVGRDDMLGLIRRIHTDFGISVLVTSHLLGELERTCDHVVVIDGGKLLRSSSTTDFTQTTTTLAIEVTDSDEYPDGTRAVRDALHARGVETQDGTGLPGAGHVLLLTAQGEETYDLVRDVIADLGLGLVRMEQRRHHISEVFRDSDEQRDAQGKEAVGHGG, encoded by the coding sequence GTGATCGCGACCGAAAGCCTGAGCAAGCGGTTCCCACGGGTGACCGCGCTTGACCGGCTCTCCGTGGACGTCGGACCGGGTGTGACCGGACTCGTCGGCGCCAACGGAGCCGGCAAGTCCACACTCATCAAGATCCTGCTGGGTCTGTCCCCCGCCACCGAGGGCCGCGCCGAGGTGCTCGGCCTCGACGTCGCCACCGAGGGCGCAGCCATCCGTGAGCGCGTCGGATACATGCCGGAGCACGACTGCCTGCCGCCCGACGTCTCGGCCACCGAGTTCGTCGTCCACATGGCGCGCATGTCCGGCCTGCCCCCGACCGCAGCCCGCGAGCGCACCGCGGACACCCTGCGCCATGTCGGCCTGTACGAGGAGCGCTACCGCCCCATCGGCGGCTACTCCACCGGTATGAAGCAGCGCGTGAAGCTCGCCCAGGCCCTGGTGCACGATCCGCAACTGGTCTTCCTCGACGAGCCGACCAACGGCCTCGACCCGGTCGGCCGTGACGACATGCTCGGCCTGATCCGCCGCATCCACACCGACTTCGGCATCTCCGTCCTGGTCACCTCCCACCTGCTGGGTGAACTGGAGCGCACCTGCGACCACGTCGTCGTCATCGACGGCGGCAAGCTCCTGCGCTCCAGCTCCACCACCGACTTCACCCAGACCACGACCACCCTCGCGATCGAGGTCACCGACAGCGACGAGTACCCGGACGGCACCCGCGCCGTGCGCGACGCGCTCCACGCGCGCGGGGTGGAGACCCAGGACGGCACCGGCCTGCCGGGCGCGGGACACGTCCTGCTGCTCACCGCCCAGGGCGAGGAGACGTACGACCTGGTGCGGGACGTGATCGCGGACCTCGGCCTCGGCCTGGTGCGCATGGAGCAGCGACGGCACCACATCTCGGAGGTCTTCCGGGACAGCGACGAACAGCGCGACGCACAGGGGAAGGAGGCGGTCGGCCATGGCGGTTGA
- a CDS encoding SDR family oxidoreductase produces MTMLKGARERRVRTGGVELCVAELGDARRPTVVLVHGYPDSKEVWSEVAERLAGRFHVVLYDVRGHGRSTAPRPLRGGFTLDKLTDDFLAVADAVSPGRPVHLVGHDWGSVQSWEFVSVRRTEGRIASFTSVSGPSLDHFGHWIAGRVKRPTPRRVGQLLGQGAKSWYVYLLHTPKLPELAWRGPLGRRWPGILRRVEKVPGDDYPTSSLPRDAAHGAWLYRDNVRARLRRPRADAHAHAPVQLITPLDDAFLSESLYDDLERWTPGLVRRTLPAGHWIPRTRPDQLAAWITQFVMATEDGQPRPAATGKYADRFAGQLVLVTGAGSGIGRATAYAFARAGARVVAVDRNAEAAARTAEQSRQLGAPAAWAEAVDVSDEQAMEKLAEKVDAEYGVVDVLVNNAGIGLSGSFFDHTTEDWRKVLDVNLWGVIHGCRLFGKRMAERGQGGHIVNTASAAAYQPSKALPAYSTSKAAVLMLSECLRAELAGQGIGVTAVCPGFVDTSITSTAHFAGVPAEEERRRRRRAARLYGLRGYPPEKVADAILRAVVRDEAVVPVTPEARLLRAMSRFTPQARRRLARAKPPLGAADPGQHP; encoded by the coding sequence GTGACGATGCTGAAGGGCGCGCGGGAACGCCGGGTGCGCACGGGCGGAGTCGAGCTGTGCGTGGCCGAACTGGGCGACGCACGGCGGCCCACGGTCGTCCTGGTGCACGGCTACCCGGACAGCAAGGAGGTCTGGTCGGAGGTCGCCGAGCGCCTCGCCGGCCGCTTCCATGTCGTGCTCTACGACGTCCGCGGCCACGGCCGCTCCACCGCGCCGCGGCCCCTGCGCGGGGGCTTCACCCTCGACAAGCTGACCGACGACTTCCTGGCGGTCGCGGACGCGGTGAGCCCCGGGAGGCCGGTGCACCTGGTGGGGCACGACTGGGGCTCGGTGCAGTCCTGGGAGTTCGTCAGCGTGCGGCGCACCGAGGGCCGGATCGCCTCCTTCACATCGGTGTCCGGGCCGTCCCTCGACCACTTCGGCCACTGGATCGCCGGGCGCGTCAAGCGCCCCACCCCGCGCCGGGTGGGCCAGCTCCTCGGCCAGGGCGCCAAGTCCTGGTACGTGTACCTGCTGCACACGCCCAAGCTGCCCGAGCTGGCCTGGCGCGGCCCGCTCGGCAGGCGCTGGCCGGGCATTCTGAGGCGTGTCGAGAAGGTCCCCGGCGACGACTACCCGACCTCGTCGCTGCCCCGGGACGCGGCGCACGGCGCCTGGCTGTACCGGGACAACGTGCGGGCCCGGCTGCGCAGACCACGGGCGGACGCCCACGCGCACGCGCCGGTGCAGCTCATCACCCCCCTCGACGACGCCTTCCTCTCGGAGAGCCTGTACGACGACCTGGAGCGGTGGACACCCGGCCTGGTGCGCCGCACGCTCCCCGCCGGGCACTGGATCCCGCGCACCCGGCCCGACCAGCTGGCGGCCTGGATCACCCAGTTCGTCATGGCCACCGAGGACGGGCAGCCACGGCCGGCCGCCACCGGGAAGTACGCCGACCGCTTCGCCGGGCAGCTCGTCCTGGTCACCGGCGCGGGCAGCGGCATCGGACGGGCCACGGCGTACGCCTTCGCCCGGGCCGGCGCGCGGGTGGTGGCCGTCGACCGGAACGCCGAGGCCGCGGCCCGCACCGCCGAGCAGTCGCGGCAGCTCGGGGCGCCGGCCGCCTGGGCCGAGGCGGTGGACGTCTCCGACGAGCAGGCCATGGAGAAGCTGGCCGAGAAGGTCGACGCCGAGTACGGCGTGGTGGACGTCCTGGTGAACAACGCGGGCATCGGCCTGTCCGGCTCGTTCTTCGACCACACCACCGAGGACTGGAGGAAGGTCCTCGACGTCAATCTGTGGGGAGTGATCCATGGCTGCCGGCTGTTCGGGAAGCGGATGGCCGAGCGGGGACAGGGCGGCCACATCGTCAACACCGCGTCCGCGGCGGCGTACCAGCCCTCGAAGGCCCTGCCCGCCTACAGCACCTCCAAGGCGGCGGTGCTGATGCTGAGCGAGTGTCTGCGCGCGGAGCTGGCCGGGCAGGGGATCGGCGTCACAGCGGTCTGTCCCGGTTTCGTCGACACCTCCATCACGTCCACGGCGCACTTCGCGGGCGTCCCCGCAGAGGAGGAGAGGCGCCGGCGGCGGCGCGCGGCCCGCCTGTACGGACTGCGCGGCTACCCGCCGGAGAAGGTGGCCGACGCGATCCTGCGCGCGGTCGTGCGCGACGAGGCGGTGGTACCGGTGACGCCGGAGGCCCGTCTCCTCCGCGCGATGTCCCGCTTCACCCCGCAGGCGCGGCGCCGGCTCGCACGGGCGAAACCGCCGCTGGGTGCCGCGGATCCGGGCCAACACCCCTGA
- a CDS encoding HAD family hydrolase, with protein sequence MRPAAGPFPYKLIATDLDGTLLRSDGSVSERTREALAAATAAGAAHLVVTGRAVPWTRHVLDDLGYRGLAVCGQGAQVYDAGEHRLLTSVTLDRQLAAVALAKIEAEVGPLYLAASRDGLDGEVLVGPGYAVAGPLPATPFTDVTELWSAPLNKIYVQHPDLTDDELADVARRTAGGFVSVTMAGEGIVELLPLGLSKATGLSLAARRLGLKAADAIAFGDMPNDVPMFSWASRGVAMANAHEELKAVADEVTASNDEDGIAVLLEKLVG encoded by the coding sequence GTGAGACCCGCCGCCGGGCCGTTCCCCTACAAGCTGATCGCGACCGACCTCGACGGGACGCTCCTGCGCTCCGACGGGTCGGTCTCGGAGCGCACCCGTGAGGCGCTCGCCGCGGCCACCGCGGCGGGTGCCGCGCACCTGGTCGTCACCGGCCGCGCGGTGCCCTGGACCCGGCACGTCCTCGACGACCTCGGCTACCGGGGCCTCGCGGTCTGCGGCCAGGGCGCCCAGGTGTACGACGCCGGGGAGCACCGCCTGCTGACCTCGGTGACCCTGGACCGGCAACTGGCGGCGGTGGCCCTGGCCAAGATCGAGGCGGAGGTCGGTCCGCTGTACCTGGCGGCCAGCCGCGACGGTCTGGACGGCGAGGTGCTGGTCGGTCCCGGCTACGCGGTCGCGGGCCCGCTTCCGGCGACGCCGTTCACGGACGTCACGGAGCTGTGGAGCGCGCCCCTCAACAAGATCTACGTCCAGCACCCGGACCTCACGGACGACGAACTGGCCGACGTGGCCCGCCGGACCGCCGGCGGTTTCGTCTCGGTGACCATGGCCGGCGAGGGCATCGTCGAGCTGCTGCCGCTGGGGCTGTCGAAGGCCACGGGGCTCTCGCTGGCCGCGCGGCGGCTGGGCCTGAAGGCGGCGGACGCCATCGCCTTCGGCGACATGCCCAACGACGTCCCGATGTTCTCCTGGGCCTCCCGGGGCGTGGCGATGGCCAACGCCCACGAGGAGCTGAAGGCGGTCGCCGACGAGGTGACGGCCTCGAACGACGAGGACGGCATCGCGGTGCTGTTGGAGAAGCTGGTGGGCTGA
- a CDS encoding ABC transporter permease, with protein sequence MAVEPTAAVPTGDQTRIHNIGYRSYDGPRLGRAYARRSLYSQSLRGAYGLGRSVKSKVLPMLLFVVMCVPAAIMVAVAVATKAKGLPIEYTRYAIIMQGVISLYVASQAPQSVSRDLRFKTVPLYFSRPIETADYVRAKYAALASALFILTAAPLLVLYVGALLAKMDFADQTKGFAQGVVSVALLSLLFAGIGLVIAAVTPRRGFGIAAVIAVLVISYGAVSTLQAIAEARNNSGAIPWIGLFSPVTLVDGVQTAFLGATSSAPGAAGPGSGQGVVYVLVVLGLIAAAYGLLLRRYKKVGL encoded by the coding sequence ATGGCGGTTGAACCCACCGCGGCAGTGCCCACGGGTGACCAGACCCGCATCCACAACATCGGTTACCGCAGCTACGACGGCCCCCGCCTCGGCCGCGCCTACGCCCGCCGCTCGCTGTACTCGCAGTCCCTGCGCGGCGCCTACGGCCTCGGCCGCTCGGTGAAGTCCAAGGTGCTGCCGATGCTGCTGTTCGTGGTGATGTGCGTGCCCGCGGCCATCATGGTCGCCGTCGCGGTCGCCACCAAGGCCAAGGGCCTGCCCATCGAGTACACGCGCTACGCCATCATCATGCAGGGCGTCATCAGCCTGTACGTCGCCTCGCAGGCACCCCAGTCCGTCTCGCGCGACCTGCGCTTCAAGACCGTGCCCCTGTACTTCTCACGGCCCATCGAGACCGCCGACTACGTGCGCGCCAAGTACGCGGCCCTGGCCTCCGCGCTGTTCATCCTGACCGCGGCCCCGCTGCTCGTGCTCTACGTCGGCGCGCTGCTGGCCAAGATGGACTTCGCCGACCAGACCAAGGGATTCGCCCAGGGAGTCGTCTCCGTGGCACTGCTCTCACTGCTCTTCGCCGGTATCGGCCTCGTCATCGCCGCCGTCACCCCGCGCCGCGGCTTCGGTATCGCCGCCGTGATCGCCGTACTGGTCATCTCCTACGGCGCCGTCTCCACCCTCCAGGCCATTGCGGAGGCCCGGAACAACTCCGGCGCCATCCCCTGGATCGGCCTGTTCTCACCGGTCACCCTCGTCGACGGCGTGCAGACCGCCTTCCTCGGCGCGACCTCCTCGGCACCCGGCGCCGCCGGCCCGGGCAGCGGACAGGGCGTCGTCTACGTCCTCGTCGTCCTCGGCCTCATCGCCGCCGCATACGGCCTCCTGCTGCGCCGCTACAAGAAGGTGGGACTGTGA
- the pheA gene encoding prephenate dehydratase has translation MPASYAYLGPEGTFTEVALRTLPETATRELVPYVSVQSALDAVRAGAAEAAFVPIENSVEGGITTTLDELVAGQPLMIYREVLLSITFALLVRPGTTLSDVKTVTAHPAAQPQVRNWLSANLPDAVWESAASNADGARLVQEGRYDAAFAGEFAAARYGLVPLETGIHDAENAQTRFVLVGRPARPAAPSGTDKTSVVLWQRDDHPGGLRDLLGEFSTRGINLMLLQSRPTGAGIGNYCFCIDAEGHINDRRMAEALMGLKRICLQVRFLGSYPRADGDTADVRPPLAGTSDQEFVAAADWVARCQDGRF, from the coding sequence ATGCCAGCGAGCTATGCGTATCTCGGCCCCGAGGGCACCTTCACCGAAGTCGCCCTGCGCACCCTTCCCGAGACGGCCACGCGGGAACTGGTCCCGTACGTGTCCGTGCAGTCGGCGCTGGACGCCGTCCGGGCCGGCGCGGCCGAGGCCGCTTTCGTGCCGATCGAGAACTCCGTCGAGGGCGGCATCACCACCACGCTCGACGAGCTGGTCGCGGGCCAGCCGCTGATGATCTACCGCGAGGTGCTGCTGTCGATCACCTTCGCGCTGCTGGTCAGGCCCGGTACGACGCTGTCGGACGTCAAGACGGTCACCGCCCACCCGGCCGCCCAGCCGCAGGTGCGCAACTGGCTCTCGGCGAACCTCCCGGACGCCGTCTGGGAGTCGGCCGCCTCGAACGCGGACGGCGCCCGCCTGGTCCAGGAGGGCCGCTACGACGCCGCGTTCGCCGGTGAGTTCGCGGCCGCGCGGTACGGGCTCGTGCCCCTGGAGACGGGCATCCACGACGCGGAGAACGCGCAGACACGGTTCGTGCTGGTCGGCCGGCCCGCTCGGCCCGCCGCGCCGAGCGGCACGGACAAGACGTCGGTGGTGCTGTGGCAGCGCGACGACCATCCCGGCGGGCTGCGTGACCTGCTGGGCGAGTTCAGCACCCGCGGTATCAACCTGATGCTGCTGCAGTCCCGCCCGACGGGCGCCGGCATCGGCAACTACTGCTTCTGCATCGACGCCGAGGGCCACATCAACGACCGCCGGATGGCGGAGGCACTGATGGGCCTCAAGCGGATCTGCCTCCAGGTGCGCTTCCTGGGCTCGTACCCGCGGGCGGACGGCGACACGGCGGACGTACGGCCTCCGCTGGCCGGGACCTCGGACCAGGAGTTCGTGGCGGCGGCGGACTGGGTGGCGCGCTGCCAGGACGGCCGTTTCTAG
- the serS gene encoding serine--tRNA ligase has translation MIDLRLLREDPDRVRASQRARGEDVALVDALLSADERRRSSGVRFDELRAEQKALGKLIPKASGDEKAELLKRASGLAADVKTADAERDAADAETQELLLRLGNLIHPDVPVGGEEDFVTLETHGTIRDFAAEGFEPKDHLELGQLLGAIDVERGAKVSGSRFYFLTGVGALLELALVNAAIAQATAAGFTPMLTPALVRPQSMAGTGFLGQAAQDVYHLDKDDLYLVGTSEVPLAAYHMDEIIDADRLPLRYAGFSPCFRREAGSHGKDTKGIFRVHQFDKVEMFSYVTPEESQEEHRRLLEWEKQWLTSLELPFRVIDVASGDLGASASRKFDCEAWVPTQDKYRELTSTSDCTEFQSRRLQIRFRDGKAVRPLATLNGTLCAVPRTIVAILENHQQADGSVRVPEVLRPYLGGREVLEPVAK, from the coding sequence GTGATTGACCTTCGTCTGCTCCGTGAGGACCCCGACCGTGTGCGCGCCTCGCAGCGTGCCCGTGGAGAGGACGTCGCGCTCGTCGACGCCCTCCTGTCTGCCGACGAGCGGCGCAGGTCGTCCGGCGTCCGCTTCGACGAGCTGCGCGCCGAGCAGAAGGCGCTGGGCAAGCTCATCCCCAAGGCCTCCGGTGACGAGAAGGCCGAACTGCTGAAGCGTGCGAGCGGGCTCGCCGCCGACGTCAAGACCGCCGACGCCGAGCGCGACGCGGCCGACGCCGAGACCCAGGAGCTCCTCCTGCGGCTCGGCAACCTCATCCACCCCGACGTGCCCGTCGGCGGCGAGGAGGACTTCGTCACGCTGGAGACGCACGGCACGATCCGCGACTTCGCCGCCGAGGGCTTCGAGCCCAAGGACCACCTGGAGCTCGGCCAGCTCCTCGGCGCGATCGACGTGGAGCGCGGCGCGAAGGTCTCCGGCTCGCGCTTCTACTTCCTCACCGGTGTCGGCGCCCTGCTGGAGCTGGCGCTGGTGAACGCGGCGATCGCCCAGGCCACCGCGGCCGGCTTCACGCCGATGCTGACCCCCGCGCTGGTCCGCCCCCAGTCGATGGCGGGCACGGGCTTCCTCGGTCAGGCGGCCCAGGACGTCTACCACCTCGACAAGGACGACCTGTACCTGGTCGGCACCTCCGAGGTGCCGCTGGCGGCGTACCACATGGACGAGATCATCGACGCCGACCGCCTGCCGCTGCGGTACGCCGGGTTCTCGCCGTGCTTCCGCCGCGAGGCCGGCTCGCACGGCAAGGACACCAAGGGCATCTTCCGCGTCCACCAGTTCGACAAGGTCGAGATGTTCTCCTACGTCACCCCCGAGGAGTCGCAGGAGGAGCACCGCCGGCTGCTGGAGTGGGAGAAGCAGTGGCTGACCTCGCTGGAGCTGCCGTTCCGCGTGATCGACGTAGCCTCGGGCGACCTGGGCGCCTCGGCCTCGCGCAAGTTCGACTGCGAGGCGTGGGTCCCGACCCAGGACAAGTACCGCGAGCTGACCTCGACCTCGGACTGCACCGAGTTCCAGTCCCGCCGGCTCCAGATCCGCTTCCGTGACGGCAAGGCGGTCCGCCCGCTGGCGACGCTCAACGGCACGCTGTGCGCCGTCCCGCGCACGATCGTCGCGATCCTGGAGAACCACCAGCAGGCCGACGGCTCCGTGCGGGTGCCGGAGGTGCTGCGTCCCTACCTCGGCGGCCGGGAGGTCCTGGAACCGGTGGCCAAGTGA
- a CDS encoding ABC transporter permease subunit, whose protein sequence is MYDPTVARLTYRALLGRRRALILGALPLLLIVIAAAVRALAGADDQTAVNVLGGFALATMVPIIGVIAGTGAIGPEIDDGSVVYLLSKPLKRSTIIFTKLIVAIAVTMVFSAVPTLVAGLILNGNGQQIAVAYAVAALVASIAYAALFLLLGTVSRHAVVFGLVYALVWEALFGSLVPGARTLSIQQWALAVAHKVAGGDMVTSDVGLPTATVLLVVVTVLATWYAGQKLRSLTLAGEE, encoded by the coding sequence ATGTATGACCCCACAGTCGCCCGGCTCACCTACCGGGCCCTGCTCGGCCGCCGTCGGGCCCTCATCCTCGGCGCGCTGCCGCTGCTGCTCATCGTGATCGCCGCGGCCGTCCGCGCTCTCGCCGGAGCCGACGACCAGACCGCGGTGAACGTCCTGGGCGGGTTCGCGCTCGCCACCATGGTGCCGATCATCGGCGTCATCGCCGGCACCGGAGCGATCGGGCCGGAGATCGACGACGGCTCGGTGGTGTACCTGCTGTCCAAGCCGCTCAAGCGGTCGACGATCATCTTCACCAAGCTGATCGTGGCGATCGCGGTGACCATGGTCTTCTCCGCGGTGCCGACGCTGGTCGCCGGACTGATCCTCAACGGCAACGGGCAGCAGATCGCCGTCGCCTACGCCGTGGCCGCGCTGGTCGCCTCCATCGCCTACGCGGCCCTCTTCCTCCTGCTGGGCACGGTCTCCCGGCACGCGGTGGTCTTCGGGCTCGTCTACGCGCTGGTCTGGGAGGCGCTGTTCGGCTCCCTGGTGCCCGGGGCACGCACGCTGAGCATCCAGCAGTGGGCGCTGGCCGTGGCGCACAAGGTCGCCGGCGGGGACATGGTCACCTCCGACGTCGGGTTGCCGACGGCGACGGTGCTGCTGGTGGTGGTGACCGTCCTGGCCACCTGGTACGCCGGGCAGAAACTGCGGTCGCTGACCCTCGCCGGCGAGGAGTGA
- a CDS encoding LLM class flavin-dependent oxidoreductase: MSLRLSTVILPYRRWHEGGRSAWMRAEQLGFHAAYTYDHLSWRSFRDGPWFGAVPTLTAAAAVTDRMRLGTLVTSPNFRHPVTLAKELISLDDISGGRITLGIGAGGTGFDATALGQESWTPRERADRFAEFVPLLDRLLTEDAVSYEGDFYSAHEARNIPGCVQRPRLPFAVAATGPRGLRLAARYGQAWVTTGDPKLYENGTPEQSVQAIRTQTEKLADACVAAGRDASALDKVLLTGFTPDRGRPLESLDAFVDFAGRHQELGFTEIVIHWPIPGSDFAADQKVFERIAMEAPSQLT; encoded by the coding sequence ATGAGTCTGCGTCTGAGCACCGTGATCCTTCCGTACCGCCGCTGGCACGAGGGCGGCCGTTCGGCATGGATGCGTGCCGAACAGCTCGGCTTCCACGCCGCCTACACCTACGACCACCTGTCCTGGCGCAGCTTCCGGGACGGCCCGTGGTTCGGGGCCGTCCCGACGCTGACCGCCGCCGCGGCCGTGACGGACCGGATGCGGCTGGGGACCCTGGTGACCTCGCCGAACTTCCGGCACCCGGTCACCCTCGCCAAGGAGCTGATCTCCCTCGACGACATCTCCGGGGGCCGGATCACCCTCGGCATCGGTGCGGGCGGCACCGGCTTCGACGCCACCGCTCTGGGGCAGGAGTCATGGACGCCGCGGGAGCGGGCCGACCGCTTCGCCGAGTTCGTTCCGCTGCTCGACCGGCTGCTGACCGAGGACGCGGTGTCGTACGAGGGCGACTTCTACTCGGCGCACGAGGCGCGCAACATCCCCGGGTGTGTGCAGCGGCCCCGGCTGCCGTTCGCCGTGGCCGCGACCGGGCCGCGCGGGCTGCGGCTCGCCGCTCGGTACGGGCAGGCCTGGGTGACCACGGGCGACCCGAAGCTGTACGAGAACGGCACGCCGGAGCAGTCCGTACAAGCCATTCGCACCCAGACCGAGAAGCTCGCGGACGCGTGTGTGGCGGCGGGCCGTGACGCCTCCGCGCTCGACAAGGTCCTGCTCACCGGATTCACCCCCGACCGCGGTCGTCCGCTCGAGTCCCTCGACGCGTTCGTCGACTTCGCGGGCCGCCACCAGGAGCTGGGTTTCACCGAGATCGTGATCCACTGGCCGATCCCCGGCTCGGACTTCGCCGCGGACCAGAAGGTCTTCGAGCGGATCGCCATGGAAGCGCCCTCCCAGCTGACGTGA
- a CDS encoding RNA 2'-phosphotransferase, with translation MDERRTVKVSKYLAKHLRHQPERIGLTPDEGGWVEIDALIRAAAANGFRFSREELDHVVATNDKRRFAIDDSRIRASQGHSIGVDLGLPAATPPPYLYHGTVARNLEAIRSEGLRPMNRHDVHLSPDRETATRVGARRGRPVVLVVDAAAMHRDGHVFHVSANGVWLTQSVPPRYLRFSEAH, from the coding sequence ATGGACGAAAGACGCACCGTGAAGGTGTCGAAGTACCTCGCCAAGCACCTTCGCCACCAGCCCGAGAGGATCGGGCTCACCCCCGACGAGGGTGGCTGGGTCGAGATCGACGCGCTGATCAGGGCGGCGGCCGCGAACGGCTTCCGGTTCAGCCGCGAGGAACTGGACCACGTGGTCGCCACCAACGACAAGCGGCGCTTCGCGATCGACGACAGCCGCATTCGCGCCAGCCAGGGACACAGCATCGGGGTCGACCTCGGACTGCCGGCCGCGACACCGCCGCCGTACCTCTACCACGGGACCGTGGCCCGCAACCTGGAGGCGATCCGCAGCGAGGGGCTGCGGCCCATGAACAGGCATGACGTCCATCTCTCCCCCGACCGCGAGACCGCGACCCGGGTCGGCGCCCGACGCGGTCGCCCAGTCGTCCTCGTGGTGGACGCCGCCGCCATGCACCGCGACGGCCATGTCTTCCATGTCAGTGCCAACGGTGTGTGGCTGACACAGTCCGTACCACCCCGGTACCTGCGGTTTTCCGAGGCCCACTGA
- a CDS encoding ABC transporter ATP-binding protein has protein sequence MTTLSIDHVSRWFGNVVAVNDITMTIGPGVTGLLGPNGAGKSTLINMMAGFLAPSTGTVTLDGQPVWRNEKIYQHIGIVPEREAMYDFLTGREFVVANAELHGLGAKAAQKALATVEMEYAQDRKISTYSKGMRQRVKMASALVHDPSLLLLDEPFNGMDPRQRMQLMDLLRRMGDEGRTVLFSSHILEEVEQLAWHIEVVVAGRHAASGDFRRIRRLMTDRPHRYLVRSSDDRALAAALIADPSTSGIEVDLAEGALRVQAVDFGRFTTLLPRVARDHGIRLHTVSPSDESLESVFSYLVAA, from the coding sequence GTGACGACCCTGAGCATCGACCACGTCTCCCGCTGGTTCGGCAACGTGGTCGCCGTCAACGACATCACCATGACGATCGGCCCCGGCGTCACCGGCCTGCTCGGCCCCAACGGCGCCGGAAAGTCCACGCTGATCAACATGATGGCCGGCTTCCTCGCCCCCTCCACCGGCACGGTCACCCTCGACGGGCAGCCGGTGTGGCGCAACGAGAAGATCTACCAGCACATCGGCATCGTCCCCGAGCGGGAGGCGATGTACGACTTCCTCACCGGCCGCGAGTTCGTCGTCGCCAACGCCGAACTGCACGGCCTGGGCGCCAAGGCCGCCCAGAAGGCGCTCGCCACCGTCGAGATGGAGTACGCGCAGGACCGGAAGATCTCCACCTACTCCAAGGGCATGCGCCAGCGCGTCAAGATGGCCTCCGCGCTGGTCCACGACCCCTCGCTGCTCCTGCTCGACGAGCCGTTCAACGGCATGGACCCGCGCCAGCGCATGCAGCTGATGGACCTGCTGCGGCGCATGGGCGACGAGGGCCGCACCGTGTTGTTCTCCTCCCACATCCTGGAGGAGGTCGAACAGCTCGCCTGGCACATCGAGGTCGTCGTCGCCGGACGGCACGCCGCCAGCGGCGACTTCCGCAGGATCCGCCGCCTGATGACCGACCGGCCGCACCGCTACCTGGTGCGCTCCAGCGACGACCGTGCCCTGGCGGCCGCGCTGATCGCCGATCCGTCGACGTCCGGCATCGAGGTCGACCTCGCCGAGGGCGCGCTGCGCGTCCAGGCCGTCGACTTCGGCCGGTTCACGACCCTGCTGCCGCGGGTGGCCCGGGACCACGGCATCCGGCTGCACACGGTCTCGCCCTCCGACGAGTCCCTCGAGTCCGTCTTCTCGTATCTGGTCGCGGCGTAG